The Athalia rosae chromosome 7, iyAthRosa1.1, whole genome shotgun sequence genome window below encodes:
- the LOC105684723 gene encoding heparan-alpha-glucosaminide N-acetyltransferase-like isoform X2: MHWARTMERSSDCGGKELELDEACFSVHNADSKVLELYGHSWECWLCKSTLMGKLPPNSNTSFSIETKYPFHVYYTNPLEYCHTTFDFVEHGHYGWNLTGGSCSHIYTIYQPPNPYMPILAAFMLFFFVAATWASGTFIARSGLMSRLLRRGTPDVQNDLGRLQETAAVPDPPERITRSSTRAKFLDTFRGIAILSMIFVNNGGGKYWFFNHSPWNGLTLADFVLPFFAWIMGFTMVISMRTQLRISISRLRIIMRCVRRSLTLILLGLIINSISATKHNMHGTTLQQLRFTGILQLLGITYLICSTLEAIFTKAQRTFQYGRFGFLQDILDGWVQWLVIIAITATHLLITFLLPVPGCPTGYLGPGGLHEGGSYQNCTAGAAGYIDRKVLGSHIYTKKTPGIYENDLPYDPEGIMNTMSAVLLVYMGVQAGRIMLTYHKANSRIIRWLGWALITGIVAGTLCNFSKEDGPVSINKSMMTISYVLATTSVAFCVNAILYVLIDLQHWWNGAPFFYAGIPWIKLN; this comes from the exons ATGCATTGGGCAAGAACGATGGAACGCAGCAGTGACTGTGGCGGAAAGGAGCTCGAGCTCGACGAAGCATGTTTCTCTGTTCATAATGCTGACTCCAAAGTTTTGGAATTGTATGGTCACTCGTGGGAGTGTTGGCTG TGCAAATCCACTTTGATGGGCAAACTTCCTCCTAACAGTAATACCAGCTTCTCGATAGAAACGAAATATCCTTTCCACGTTTATTATACTAATCCCCTGGAGTATTGTCA CACGACATTTGATTTTGTCGAACATGGCCATTACGGATGGAACTTGACCGGTGGAAGCTGCTCACATATTTACACGATATATCAGCCACCAAATCCATATATGC CTATTCTGGCAGCCTttatgctctttttttttgtggctGCTACCTGGGCATCCGGGACTTTCATAGCACGATCTGGATTAATGTCACGATTGCTGAGAAGAGGGACGCCGGACGTCCAAAAC GATCTAGGCAGGCTCCAGGAAACCGCAGCTGTTCCAGATCCACCAGAGAGGATAACAAGATCTAGTACTCGTGCCAAATTCTTGGACACTTTTCGCGG AATCGCTATCCTGTCTATGATATTTGTCAACAACGGCGGTGGTAAATACTGGTTTTTCAATCATAGTCCCTGGAACGGATTAACGCTGGCTGACTTTGTTCTTCCATT TTTTGCATGGATCATGGGATTCACCATGGTAATTTCCATGCGTACGCAGTTGAGAATCTCCATTTCGCGACTCAGGATCATAATGCGGTGTGTCCGTCGATCATTGACGCTAATTCTTCTTGGCCTCATCATAAATAGCATTAGCGCAACAAAACACAATATGCATGGAACTACGCTCCAACAATTGAGGTTTACTGGAATACTCCAGTTATTAGGCATCACCTATTTAATCTGCTCCACTCTTGAAGCGATCTTCACAAAGGCACAGAGAACCTTTCAA TATGGACGATTTGGTTTCTTGCAAGACATTCTAGATGGTTGGGTACAATGGCTCGTCATTATAGCGATTACGGCAACGCATTTGCTTATTACCTTTTTGCTACCTGTGCCGGGTTGTCCGACGGGTTATCTAGGCCCAGGGGGACTTCATGAGGGAGGAAGTTACCAAAATTGTACAGCCGGAGCAGCTGGTTATATCGACCGAAAAGTTCTGGGTTCTCATATTTACACTAAAAAAACACCgggaatttatgaaaatgacCTGCCTTACGATCCAGAAG GAATTATGAATACCATGTCCGCTGTGCTACTCGTTTACATGGGCGTTCAAGCTGGCAGGATTATGCTGACCTACCATAAAGCTAATTCTAGGATAATTCGGTGGCTAGGATGGGCTTTGATTACG GGTATCGTGGCAGGAACTCTATGTAATTTCAGCAAAGAAGATGGCCCTGTATCTATAAACAAATCAATGATGACGATATCTTACGTGTTGGCAACGACGAGTGTAGCTTTCTGTGTCAATGCCATCCTTTACGTTCTCATTGATCTGCAACACTGGTGGAATGGTGCGCCGTTTTTCTATGCAG GTATCCCTTGGatcaaattgaattaa
- the LOC105684723 gene encoding heparan-alpha-glucosaminide N-acetyltransferase-like isoform X1: MHWARTMERSSDCGGKELELDEACFSVHNADSKVLELYGHSWECWLCKSTLMGKLPPNSNTSFSIETKYPFHVYYTNPLEYCHTTFDFVEHGHYGWNLTGGSCSHIYTIYQPPNPYMPILAAFMLFFFVAATWASGTFIARSGLMSRLLRRGTPDVQNDLGRLQETAAVPDPPERITRSSTRAKFLDTFRGIAILSMIFVNNGGGKYWFFNHSPWNGLTLADFVLPFFAWIMGFTMVISMRTQLRISISRLRIIMRCVRRSLTLILLGLIINSISATKHNMHGTTLQQLRFTGILQLLGITYLICSTLEAIFTKAQRTFQYGRFGFLQDILDGWVQWLVIIAITATHLLITFLLPVPGCPTGYLGPGGLHEGGSYQNCTAGAAGYIDRKVLGSHIYTKKTPGIYENDLPYDPEGIMNTMSAVLLVYMGVQAGRIMLTYHKANSRIIRWLGWALITGIVAGTLCNFSKEDGPVSINKSMMTISYVLATTSVAFCVNAILYVLIDLQHWWNGAPFFYAGTNSILLYMGHYFTMGVFPWAWKITGINTHANLLSMNLWTTTLWGIIAYILHKKDIILTV; encoded by the exons ATGCATTGGGCAAGAACGATGGAACGCAGCAGTGACTGTGGCGGAAAGGAGCTCGAGCTCGACGAAGCATGTTTCTCTGTTCATAATGCTGACTCCAAAGTTTTGGAATTGTATGGTCACTCGTGGGAGTGTTGGCTG TGCAAATCCACTTTGATGGGCAAACTTCCTCCTAACAGTAATACCAGCTTCTCGATAGAAACGAAATATCCTTTCCACGTTTATTATACTAATCCCCTGGAGTATTGTCA CACGACATTTGATTTTGTCGAACATGGCCATTACGGATGGAACTTGACCGGTGGAAGCTGCTCACATATTTACACGATATATCAGCCACCAAATCCATATATGC CTATTCTGGCAGCCTttatgctctttttttttgtggctGCTACCTGGGCATCCGGGACTTTCATAGCACGATCTGGATTAATGTCACGATTGCTGAGAAGAGGGACGCCGGACGTCCAAAAC GATCTAGGCAGGCTCCAGGAAACCGCAGCTGTTCCAGATCCACCAGAGAGGATAACAAGATCTAGTACTCGTGCCAAATTCTTGGACACTTTTCGCGG AATCGCTATCCTGTCTATGATATTTGTCAACAACGGCGGTGGTAAATACTGGTTTTTCAATCATAGTCCCTGGAACGGATTAACGCTGGCTGACTTTGTTCTTCCATT TTTTGCATGGATCATGGGATTCACCATGGTAATTTCCATGCGTACGCAGTTGAGAATCTCCATTTCGCGACTCAGGATCATAATGCGGTGTGTCCGTCGATCATTGACGCTAATTCTTCTTGGCCTCATCATAAATAGCATTAGCGCAACAAAACACAATATGCATGGAACTACGCTCCAACAATTGAGGTTTACTGGAATACTCCAGTTATTAGGCATCACCTATTTAATCTGCTCCACTCTTGAAGCGATCTTCACAAAGGCACAGAGAACCTTTCAA TATGGACGATTTGGTTTCTTGCAAGACATTCTAGATGGTTGGGTACAATGGCTCGTCATTATAGCGATTACGGCAACGCATTTGCTTATTACCTTTTTGCTACCTGTGCCGGGTTGTCCGACGGGTTATCTAGGCCCAGGGGGACTTCATGAGGGAGGAAGTTACCAAAATTGTACAGCCGGAGCAGCTGGTTATATCGACCGAAAAGTTCTGGGTTCTCATATTTACACTAAAAAAACACCgggaatttatgaaaatgacCTGCCTTACGATCCAGAAG GAATTATGAATACCATGTCCGCTGTGCTACTCGTTTACATGGGCGTTCAAGCTGGCAGGATTATGCTGACCTACCATAAAGCTAATTCTAGGATAATTCGGTGGCTAGGATGGGCTTTGATTACG GGTATCGTGGCAGGAACTCTATGTAATTTCAGCAAAGAAGATGGCCCTGTATCTATAAACAAATCAATGATGACGATATCTTACGTGTTGGCAACGACGAGTGTAGCTTTCTGTGTCAATGCCATCCTTTACGTTCTCATTGATCTGCAACACTGGTGGAATGGTGCGCCGTTTTTCTATGCAG GCACAAATTCGATATTACTTTATATGGGTCATTACTTCACAATGGGAGTGTTTCCATGGGCTTGGAAAATCACCGGAATTAACACTCACGCCAATCTTCTGTCGATGAATCTTTGGACCACGACACTATGGGGCATAATTGCTTACATTCTTCACAAAAAAGACATTATCCTCACAGTTTAA
- the LOC105684724 gene encoding DNA polymerase beta-like: protein MSKRKAPDNSDNLNRDLSDFLIELANYERNVSKNVYKYNAYRKAASTLASLSYRIKSGDEAKKLPGIGDKIAKKIDEFLQTGKLQKLEKINADGITAPINLLTRVSGIGPAKAKELVDAGIKTLNDLKENEDKLNRHQKIGLKYFDDFEKKIPREEVQRIETFLNASLSDSDPRYIVTICGSYRRGKAESGDIDVLIAHPSYTSSDSDGKKKGLNMLKSIIEHLEQKELIVETISMGGSKFMGVCRDPTGINKFFRRLDIRLAPKDHYYCAVLYFTGSDLFNKNMRAHALQKKFTLNEYTLKHLTVEGIPGEAETINSEEDIFKKLGLPYKKPEERNS from the exons ATGAGCAAGCGAAAGGCTCCGGACAATTCAGATAACCTGAACAGGGATCTCTCTGATTTTCTTATCG AGCTAGCAAACTACGAACGCAACGTCAGTAAAAACGTCTATAAGTACAACGCTTATCGCAAAGCTGCCAGTACTTTGGCGTCACTGTCGTACAGAATTAAGAGCGGCGACGAAGCGAAAAAACTTCCGGGGATCGGAGATAAGATTgctaaaaaaatcgacgaatttctTCAAACTGGGAAACTGCAGAAACTCGAAAAG ATCAACGCTGATGGTATAACTGCACCCATAAATTTGCTAACCAGAGTATCCGGTATTGGACCTGCCAAGGCAAAAGAATTGGTTGATGCGGGAATCAAAACTTTGAATGAccttaaagaaaatgaagacaaGCTTAATCGCCATCAGAAAATAGGTTTAAA ATACTttgacgattttgaaaaaaaaatcccaaggGAAGAAGTTCAGAGGATCGAAACTTTCCTCAATGCATCCCTTTCTGATTCGGACCCCAGATACATAGTGACGATATGTGGAAGTTATAGACGTGGCAAAGCGGAGAGTGGCGACATTGATGTTTTGATAGCGCATCCAAGTTACACCTCTTCTGACTCcgacggaaaaaagaagggtTTAAACATGCTTAAGAGTATAATCGAGCACCTGGAACAAAAAGAGCTCATCGTCGAAACAATTTCCATGGGTGGTTCAAAATTCATG GGAGTTTGCAGAGATCCCACGGgcattaacaaattttttcgacgactCGACATTCGACTGGCACCAAAAGATCACTATTATTGCGCTGTTCTTTATTTCACAGGGAGTGATTTgttcaataaaaatatgcGGGCACATgccttacaaaaaaaattcacactcAATGAATATACGCTCAAACATCTGACGGTTGAAG GGATACCTGGTGAGGCAGAGACAATAAACAGTGAAGAGGATATTTTTAAGAAGCTCGGACTTCCGTACAAGAAGCCCGAGGAGAGAAATTCATAG